Part of the Deltaproteobacteria bacterium genome is shown below.
GCCCAGATCCCTTGCGCGATCCGGAACTCGGCCCGTACGCCGGTCCCCCGGAGGGCCAGGTCGATCGCATCGCGAAGCGCCTCTTCCGCGGAAATTTCCTTGCGGATCGGCTTCCCGCCCCTGGAGAAGGCGAGCAGCCGGGTGGAGAGATCCTTCGCCTTCAGGGCGGCCCGCTCCGCCTCCTCCAGCCGCTTCTGCGCCCGCTTGCCGGGGTCCACCATCTCCTTCGCCAGGGAGATGTTCCCGAGGATTCCCGTAAGGAGGTTGTTGAAGTCGTGCGCGATCCCCCCGGCGAGGACCCCCAGGGATTCGAGCTTCTTCCCCCGCAGCAGCTCGTCCTCCACCCGCTCCTTCTCCGTCACGTCCCGGATGACGAGTACCGATCCCGCCGCTTTTCCGGACCGGTCCAGGACCGGGGTGTCGACCGCTTCGATCAGCCGTTCCTCCCCGATGCGGGATACCCGGGTCCGGAAGGCGCGGGCCGGCGCGCCGGCCGGGGGTGCGGCGCCTCCCACCGGGAAATCGAGGGGGATCACCTCGCCCACCGGTTTTCCCATCGCCTCCCTCGACGGCCACCCCGTGATGATCTCGGCGATCCGGTTCATGAGGAGGATGTTCCGCCCCGTGTCCATCGTGATGACGCCGTCCGTGATCGAATGGAGCGTCGCCTGGGCGCGCTCCTTCATCTCCCAGAGGGCATCCAGCGCCTTGCGGAGCTCGGACCACGGGTACAGGAAGAAGAACGTCAGCGCGGCGGCGCTGAACAGCGCGCTCGCCACGCCCAGCGCCGCCGTCGCGAGAACCAGAGGCCGGAGGGATATGCGGATCTCCATCCACCCCACCGCGGTTCCCGCATCCCAGACGGGATGGGACCGTGAAACGACCGGCCACGGAAGGTCGTCCGGGTGAGCCGCCTCGCCTCCGGGGTGGCTCATCGCGACGATCCCGCCCCGGTCGTGGGCGATCCTGCACTCGGGGACCGTCCTCGCATTGTCCGCCTCCAGAATGTGCTTCAGGCGGATCTCGTCGAACTGCCACATGAGAGGATTCGCCGCCACGAACAGCGATAACTTGTGCGCTTTGATCTCCGCCTCCTTCTCCAGGGAAACGCGGAGGGATTGCCAGGAGAGGGCGAAGTAGACGGCGGCGGGCGCGACCGCGAACACCAGTCCGATGAGGACCGCCAGCAGCGCGGTGTACCGAGGGATGTCTTTCCTGAGGAGCACGCCTTCCCCTCCCTGCGGGGCTACCGCACGGGGACGAATCCCGCCCGGGACAGGACGGCCGCCCCCTCGCGGGACCGCGCGAACCCGATGAAGCGCCGGACCGCGTCGGACGGCGTCCTCCCCGTGATGAAGAAGAACTCCTTGCGGTACGGGTAGGAGCCGTTGACGAGCGATGTCGCGCTCGGGATCACCCCGGCCAGGGGCAGCACCCGGATGGCGCGCTTTTCGAATGTGACCATCGTGAGGGCGAGCGCCCCGAAGGCGCCGGGGGTGTTCTCGATCGTGTCGGCGGCCTCGTGGTCGTTCATCGCGTAGATCATCCCGTCCCGACGCAGCGCGGCGTCCACGGCGTCCGCCATCTCCTTCGAGATCGCCCGCAGGACATCCAGGTCGGATTCTCCCTTCGGCCGAAGGATCAACCGGATCGGCGACCCGTCGTTCCAGGTCGTCTTCCTGCCGGCGTAGATGTCGACCGCCTCCCGAAGGGTGATCCCGGCCGCCTTGACGCCGCGGTGCACCCCGAAGACGAACGGCACTCGGGCGTACGGAACGGCCGCGACGCCGGCTTTCCGTTCACGGTCCGTGAGCGGCCGGCCGCCCACCCCGAGGTCCAGCCTCCCCGCGAGAATCGCCTTGATCGACCCCCCCGTGCCGAGAAGCGGCATCACTTCGATGCGCACCTGGGGATTGGCCTTCATGAACGGCTCCGAGAGCAGCCGGATGCTCGCCAGTGATGCTCCCGTGCCGCTGACGGTGACGACTTCGGCCGCCGCCGCCGGGACGGCGGACAGGATGGCAAGCAGAAGGGCGACCGGGAACC
Proteins encoded:
- a CDS encoding response regulator; the encoded protein is MLLRKDIPRYTALLAVLIGLVFAVAPAAVYFALSWQSLRVSLEKEAEIKAHKLSLFVAANPLMWQFDEIRLKHILEADNARTVPECRIAHDRGGIVAMSHPGGEAAHPDDLPWPVVSRSHPVWDAGTAVGWMEIRISLRPLVLATAALGVASALFSAAALTFFFLYPWSELRKALDALWEMKERAQATLHSITDGVITMDTGRNILLMNRIAEIITGWPSREAMGKPVGEVIPLDFPVGGAAPPAGAPARAFRTRVSRIGEERLIEAVDTPVLDRSGKAAGSVLVIRDVTEKERVEDELLRGKKLESLGVLAGGIAHDFNNLLTGILGNISLAKEMVDPGKRAQKRLEEAERAALKAKDLSTRLLAFSRGGKPIRKEISAEEALRDAIDLALRGTGVRAEFRIAQGIWAVTADAGQLGQVFHNLAINAAEAMPAGGILRVSMENARVREGEVPHVMAGSYVKIVMADEGSGIPADILPKIFDPYFTTKAAGSGLGLTTCYTILKNHGGNIFADSAIGAGTTFRIYLPATGEVPRDVRPDPTVAALPGNGTVLLMDDEELVLDVVGEMLTQLGYTPVFSRHGEEAISKYEEASRGPGAYDLVILDLVIPGGMGGKETAARILEKHPDARIVVSSGYSNDPVMAGYKEHGFVGVIAKPYRLGDLSQVLRQALGKEDPAPGHPPPGPPRDEVTSPMA
- a CDS encoding substrate-binding domain-containing protein yields the protein MKRPLARNRFPVALLLAILSAVPAAAAEVVTVSGTGASLASIRLLSEPFMKANPQVRIEVMPLLGTGGSIKAILAGRLDLGVGGRPLTDRERKAGVAAVPYARVPFVFGVHRGVKAAGITLREAVDIYAGRKTTWNDGSPIRLILRPKGESDLDVLRAISKEMADAVDAALRRDGMIYAMNDHEAADTIENTPGAFGALALTMVTFEKRAIRVLPLAGVIPSATSLVNGSYPYRKEFFFITGRTPSDAVRRFIGFARSREGAAVLSRAGFVPVR